GCGGTCTCCCGGGGACCCGTTTCGCTTAGTGGCCTTGTTGCATCGGCGCGCAAGCTGGTTTACCGGTTTTGCGGCTTCGCGCAAGCAGGGGCTCTGGCACGACAGGATGGAGTTGTTGTTGCACTCGCTGAAATTCAAGATGCCATTTTCGTTGCGTCCGGCCGGCGCCGTGTCGCTGATCGTGGCCGCTGCCGCGCTGTCGGCATGCAACACCTCGAAGACGTTCGGTGACCTGACCCCCAGCGAGACGCTGACCCAGGGCTACGTCATCGACCAGCAGTCGATCGACTCCGTGCCGGTGGGCTCGAGCCGCGAGCAGGTGCTGCTCGCTCTCGGCACGCCGTCGACGACAGCGACCTTCGACAATGAGGTGTTCTACTACATCTCCCAGACGCGCAGGCGCGCAGTCGCCTTCGCCAAGCCGAAGCTGATCGAACAGCGCGTGCTCGCCGTCTATTTCGGCGCCGATGGCCGCGTCTCCAACATCGCCAATTACGGCATGCAGGAAGGCAAGGTGTTCGACTTCATCTCGCGCACGACGCCGACAGGCGGCAAGGACCAGAACTTCCTCGGCCAGTTGCTTTCGGGCGCGGGCAAGATGGGTTCCAGTGCTGCCAGCAGCATCTTCGGCGGCTGATCCGCCGACTGGGGTTCAAGAATCTCAGGCAACAGGACCCGCGGAAGCAATTCCGCGGGTTTTTCTTTGGCCGGCACGGCTGCAACGAAAAACCCCGCCCGCAGATGTTGCGGACGGGGCGTTTATCTCTGCCTCGGAGAGGCAAGGATGCCGGCGGGATCAGCCGCCGCTATGCGCGAGCACGGCAAGCAGCAGCAGTGCGACGATGTTGGTGATCTTGATCGCGGGGTTCACCGCCGGACCGGCGGTGTCCTTGTACGGATCGCCCACGGTGTCGCCAGTCACCGACGCCTTGTGCGCCTCCGAGCCCTTC
The nucleotide sequence above comes from Aminobacter aminovorans. Encoded proteins:
- a CDS encoding outer membrane protein assembly factor BamE, with amino-acid sequence MELLLHSLKFKMPFSLRPAGAVSLIVAAAALSACNTSKTFGDLTPSETLTQGYVIDQQSIDSVPVGSSREQVLLALGTPSTTATFDNEVFYYISQTRRRAVAFAKPKLIEQRVLAVYFGADGRVSNIANYGMQEGKVFDFISRTTPTGGKDQNFLGQLLSGAGKMGSSAASSIFGG